A genomic stretch from Lathyrus oleraceus cultivar Zhongwan6 chromosome 2, CAAS_Psat_ZW6_1.0, whole genome shotgun sequence includes:
- the LOC127118770 gene encoding probable pectin methyltransferase QUA2: MSRPLHRGVSGIRVPDSINDSSWDSQSKDKTEKDDFDKRGSSDHTPLGLRSPLRLVFSDKENGFASDPFIVGTPRSRFKLLLFSLKFSLVFIAVLALVGSFWWTLNLSSSSRGRVYHGYRRLQEKLVSDLMDIGEFSRGASRWKELETCSSELENFVPCFNVSDGNEFERKCEYDQRQNCLVLPPVNYKVPLRWPTGKDVIWVANVKITAQEVLSSGSLTKRMMMLDEEQISFRSASHMFDGVEDYSHQIAEMIGLRNESSFRQAGIRTILDIGCGYGSFGAHLFDSQLLTLCIANYEPSGSQVQLTLERGLPAMIASFTSKQLPYPSLSFDMLHCARCGIDWDQKDGNLLIEADRLLRPGGYFVWTSPLTNARNKENQKRWKFVHDFTENLCWEMLSQQDETVVWKKASKKSCYTSRKPGSRPLCGRGLDVESPYYRELQNCIGGTQSSRWVSIEKREKWPSRANLNKNELAIHGLLPDEFAEDSDSWKSAVQNYWSLLSPLIFSDHPKRPGDEDPSPPYNMFRNILDMNANFGGFNSALLQARKSVWVMNVVPISGLNYLPLIQDRGFVGVLHDWCDAFPTYPRTYDLVHAAGLLSLEFSHPRKCTMLDLFIEIDRLLRPEGWFIIRDTVPLVESARALTAQLKWEARVIEIESNSEEKLLICQKPFFKKHAS; encoded by the exons ATGTCCAGGCCTCTACATAGAGGTGTGTCTGGAATTCGTGTACCTGACAGCATCAATGATTCATCATGGGACTCACAATCCAAAGACAAAACAGAAAAGGATGATTTTGATAAAAGGGGTTCTTCAGATCACACTCCTTTAGGATTGAGGTCTCCTCTGAGGTTGGTTTTTTCAGATAAAGAGAATGGTTTTGCATCTGATCCATTCATTGTTGGCACCCCAAGAAGCCGTTTTAAGTTGCTGTTGTTTTCATTGAAGTTTAGTTTAGTTTTTATAGCTGTTCTTGCTCTTGTTGGATCTTTCTGGTGGACTTTGAATTTGTCATCTTCGTCAAGAGGCCGCGTTTACCATGGTTATAGGAGGCTCCAAGAGAAGCTTGTTTCTGATTTGATGGATATTGGTGAGTTTTCTAGGGGTGCTTCAAGGTGGAAAGAATTGGAAACTTGTTCTTCTGAGTTGGAAAACTTTGTTCCTTGTTTTAATGTTTCTGATGGAAATGAGTTTGAAAGGAAATGTGAATATGACCAGAGGCAAAATTGTTTGGTTCTGCCACCAGTTAATTACAAAGTTCCTCTTAGATGGCCTACTGGAAAAGATGTTATTTGGGTTGCTAATGTAAAAATCACTGCCCAAGAAGTTCTTTCTTCTGGAAGCTTGACCAAAAG GATGATGATGTTGGATGAAGAACAAATTTCCTTTCGTTCAGCATCTCATATGTTTGATGGAGTTGAAGATTACTCACATCAGATTGCTGAAATGATTGGACTTAGAAATGAATCTTCCTTCAGACAAGCTGGG ATTCGAACCATACTAGACATAGGTTGTGGCTATGGTAGCTTCGGAGCACACCTCTTTGATAGTCAACTTTTGACTTTGTGCATTGCAAATTACGAGCCTTCTGGTAGTCAAGTTCAGCTTACTCTCGAGCGAGGTCTTCCTGCTATGATTGCTTCTTTCACTTCAAAACAATTGCCATATCCGTCTCTGTCCTTCGATATGTTACATTGTGCAAGATGTGGCATTGATTGGGACCAGAAAG ATGGAAATCTCTTGATTGAAGCGGATAGACTTTTAAGACCGGGCGGATACTTTGTCTGGACATCACCACTTACCAATGCTCGTAATAAGGAGAATCAGAAAAGGTGGAAGTTCGTGCACGATTTTACAGAAAATCTCTGCTGGGAAATGTTATCACAGCAAGATGAAACTGTTGTATGGAAGAAAGCAAGTAAAAAGAGTTGTTATACTTCAAG AAAGCCTGGTTCTCGCCCTTTGTGTGGTAGAGGTCTTGATGTGGAGTCTCCATATTATCGCGAACTGCAAAATTGCATAGGAGGGACGCAGAGCAGCCGTTGGGTTTCGATTGAAAAAAGGGAAAAATGGCCTTCTCGAGCTAATTTGAACAAGAACGAGCTAGCCATACATG GATTGCTGCCTGATGAATTCGCTGAGGATTCTGACAGCTGGAAATCAGCTGTTCAAAATTATTGGTCACTCCTTTCGCCTCTAATATTTTCTGATCATCCAAAGAGGCCCGGTGACGAGGACCCTTCGCCACCTTACAACATGTTCAGAAATATTCTAGACATGAATGCTAATTTCGGAGGCTTTAACTCTGCATTATTGCAAGCAAGAAAGTCTGTGTGGGTAATGAATGTTGTCCCAATAAGTGGACTCAACTATCTTCCTTTGATCCAGGACCGAGGTTTTGTTGGCGTTTTGCATGATTG GTGTGATGCTTTTCCGACGTACCCAAGAACCTATGACTTGGTGCATGCAGCTGGGCTTCTATCTCTTGAATTTTCCCATCCGCGCAAGTGCACCATGCTTGATCTGTTCATTGAAATTGACAGGTTACTTCGCCCTGAG GGTTGGTTTATAATTCGCGACACAGTTCCCTTAGTGGAATCAGCTAGAGCTCTAACAGCGCAGCTGAAATGGGAAGCAAGAGTCATAGAAATCGAAAGTAACAGCGAGGAGAAACTTCTGATATGCCAGAAACCTTTTTTTAAGAAACATGCAAGCTAA